Proteins from a single region of Terriglobus sp. TAA 43:
- a CDS encoding nuclear transport factor 2 family protein encodes MTAKELLRHTLEDIFSEPDFSKRGTLMREAYAEDCVWVHPGGRLVGIEAINSAAEEIRQKFVGYRYYVVGEMQEMQNVALCRWGSGIPGEPFHYTGTDVLEEREGRMTLFYTFIDGHAPMRFNNKSPN; translated from the coding sequence GTGACAGCAAAGGAGCTTCTTCGACACACGCTGGAGGACATCTTCAGTGAACCCGACTTCTCAAAGAGAGGCACCTTGATGCGAGAAGCCTACGCGGAGGATTGCGTGTGGGTTCATCCGGGCGGCAGGCTGGTTGGCATCGAGGCAATCAATAGCGCCGCAGAGGAGATCCGACAGAAGTTCGTCGGTTATCGCTACTACGTTGTCGGCGAAATGCAGGAGATGCAGAACGTCGCACTGTGTCGATGGGGCAGCGGCATCCCAGGTGAGCCCTTTCACTACACCGGAACGGATGTTCTTGAAGAACGAGAGGGCCGTATGACGCTGTTCTATACGTTCATCGATGGACATGCGCCCATGCGCTTCAACAATAAGTCACCGAACTAA
- a CDS encoding nuclear transport factor 2 family protein, with protein MNAVELLFEYTHRVSDGRLDDAFDLFADDGAFEFPYFPSVGIGGRVAGIETIRNNIGDFFRNRTVDFKFRDVKIFATDIPERAFGEYSVSTTIQATGRTYNQLYGGRLESASGKIVLLREFCNPVEAAIAIFPNGIADLVARTKA; from the coding sequence TTGAACGCTGTAGAGCTTTTATTCGAGTACACGCATCGTGTTTCTGATGGACGCCTTGACGACGCATTCGATCTTTTTGCGGACGACGGAGCCTTCGAGTTCCCCTACTTCCCATCCGTTGGCATCGGAGGACGGGTGGCCGGTATCGAGACGATCCGAAACAATATCGGAGATTTCTTCAGGAATCGCACGGTAGATTTCAAGTTCCGAGATGTGAAGATTTTCGCAACAGACATTCCGGAGCGCGCCTTCGGCGAATACTCGGTTTCCACAACGATTCAGGCGACAGGGCGAACCTACAACCAGCTTTACGGAGGCAGGTTAGAGTCCGCCAGCGGAAAGATAGTCTTGCTAAGGGAGTTCTGCAATCCAGTCGAGGCGGCGATCGCGATTTTTCCAAATGGGATCGCAGATCTCGTCGCAAGGACAAAGGCGTGA
- a CDS encoding DinB family protein gives MKVAKQIIVAVFLACISTATTVAHAQQSASKPTPGTLVSPAEALNALMDMTESQMISLVKSFPADKYGFAPGPAIFAPNQKTDYAGVRTFGALVLHVAQANYILGSRVSGLKPDVDPAKLPRLSSKDEIVAALEASFAFDHKVIGTITAANAFESTSGSFTRATQAAFIVVHASDEYGQMVEYLRMNGIAPPSSGAPAPPRQ, from the coding sequence ATGAAAGTAGCGAAGCAGATTATTGTAGCGGTATTTCTTGCATGCATCTCCACGGCAACAACGGTAGCGCACGCGCAGCAGAGCGCGTCAAAGCCCACTCCGGGGACGCTGGTTTCTCCGGCAGAGGCGCTCAATGCACTGATGGATATGACTGAGAGCCAGATGATCAGTCTGGTGAAGAGTTTCCCTGCCGACAAGTATGGATTTGCGCCAGGCCCGGCGATCTTTGCACCGAACCAGAAGACAGATTACGCGGGCGTCCGCACCTTCGGTGCATTAGTCCTTCACGTCGCGCAAGCGAATTACATCTTGGGATCGCGCGTGAGCGGACTCAAACCCGATGTGGATCCAGCCAAGCTTCCCAGGTTGTCGAGCAAGGACGAGATCGTTGCTGCACTGGAGGCCTCGTTTGCTTTCGATCACAAGGTGATAGGAACGATCACAGCCGCCAACGCCTTCGAAAGCACGAGTGGTTCGTTCACGCGCGCGACCCAGGCCGCATTCATCGTGGTGCACGCCTCTGATGAATACGGGCAGATGGTGGAATACCTGCGCATGAACGGGATAGCTCCTCCGTCAAGCGGCGCTCCTGCTCCGCCGAGGCAGTAG
- a CDS encoding MFS transporter, producing the protein MTKRSVDDRPQAEAVRLATDPSGTAHTSYALRNEKYWKQNLVVCIFGSFTTLVSLTLLLPFLPIYVEQLGAKGTASIVQWSGLAFGATFLGTGLTAPLWGHLSDRFGRKPMLVRAAIGMAIVMSTIGLAHNVYQLVLLRLLAGLIGGYSSSAMVLIATQAPRQRAGWALGILSTGSLAGNLIGPLVGGILPGFIGIRQTFFAAGGVIAVAAVATILLVREDRSAMPSRETRQRMEWTKSLRITVVSMLATAMLVLLSNMSIEPIVTVYLQELHVGRNQVVFDAGMIMAASAFGSVLLAPRLGRIADRIGGWKMIAYCLVAASLTLIPQAFVTDWWQLAGLRFLLGMSLAGLLPSVAKVIKHAVPEHALGRVIGYLQSSQYAGQVLGPLMGGAIGAHLGMRFVFLLTSALLMMGALFNRIGSRVVHALDTANRNITPHSEPVQNLVF; encoded by the coding sequence GTGACAAAACGTTCGGTCGATGACCGTCCACAAGCCGAAGCAGTGAGGCTCGCGACAGATCCAAGCGGTACTGCTCATACGTCTTACGCACTTCGAAATGAGAAGTATTGGAAGCAGAACCTCGTGGTGTGTATCTTCGGTTCCTTTACAACCTTGGTGAGCCTGACTCTCCTGCTTCCTTTCCTCCCCATCTACGTGGAGCAGCTTGGCGCAAAGGGAACTGCGTCGATTGTTCAGTGGTCAGGCTTAGCCTTTGGGGCAACGTTTCTGGGAACGGGATTGACTGCTCCTCTTTGGGGCCATCTCAGCGATCGGTTTGGTCGCAAACCAATGCTTGTACGGGCCGCAATCGGCATGGCAATCGTCATGTCTACGATCGGTCTCGCTCACAACGTCTATCAATTGGTTTTGTTGCGACTGCTTGCGGGATTGATTGGTGGCTATTCGTCTTCGGCAATGGTGCTCATCGCGACCCAGGCTCCTCGACAGCGGGCAGGATGGGCGCTGGGCATACTCTCCACCGGATCTTTGGCCGGAAATCTGATCGGCCCTCTTGTCGGAGGTATACTTCCTGGATTTATCGGCATTCGGCAGACATTCTTTGCCGCGGGAGGAGTGATCGCCGTTGCTGCTGTAGCAACGATCTTGTTGGTAAGAGAAGATCGCAGCGCGATGCCGAGCCGCGAAACACGCCAGCGTATGGAGTGGACCAAATCCCTGCGAATCACGGTTGTTTCTATGCTCGCTACGGCAATGCTGGTGCTGCTGTCGAATATGTCGATAGAACCAATCGTCACCGTCTATCTGCAGGAGCTGCACGTAGGTCGCAATCAGGTCGTCTTCGACGCAGGTATGATCATGGCCGCTTCTGCATTCGGCAGTGTCTTGTTGGCGCCACGTTTGGGCCGCATTGCAGATCGCATTGGCGGTTGGAAAATGATCGCCTACTGCCTTGTGGCAGCCAGCCTGACATTGATTCCGCAAGCCTTTGTGACCGACTGGTGGCAACTGGCAGGTCTTCGATTCTTGCTGGGGATGTCTCTTGCTGGATTGCTGCCATCTGTTGCAAAGGTCATCAAACACGCCGTCCCCGAACATGCTTTAGGGAGGGTTATCGGCTACCTCCAATCTTCGCAGTATGCGGGACAGGTACTCGGGCCGCTCATGGGAGGTGCCATCGGTGCTCATCTCGGAATGCGGTTCGTCTTTCTCCTAACCAGCGCGTTGTTGATGATGGGAGCGTTATTCAATCGGATAGGGTCACGCGTCGTTCATGCATTGGATACTGCCAATCGCAACATCACCCCGCACTCAGAGCCGGTCCAAAATCTGGTTTTCTAG
- a CDS encoding AraC family transcriptional regulator → MRGKLRTIAGIEVRHLRHYNHPGRAWHDLSSGRATLAVVLEEIGGSCEARMNLRRAAPFERRRPNHITFVPPNHRVWGYTDGIKTVRELRLSFDLESLGNLLGQDFPISGFDDPEVMFHETRAVECARLLAAELESVDHSESLYEQGLMLALLSACFERRGKKAATGLNASQFRIVADYMQEHSARNISLVEVARLVELSPSHFGRMFKRSAGLAPHRYLMNTRISKAQELMLEPNADLAIVAADTGFVDQSHFTRVFKRLTGVTPQRWLAHRG, encoded by the coding sequence GTGCGCGGCAAGCTGCGTACCATCGCAGGGATTGAAGTTCGACACCTTAGGCACTACAACCACCCAGGTCGAGCTTGGCATGATCTCTCCAGCGGACGAGCGACGCTGGCGGTTGTACTCGAAGAAATTGGCGGAAGTTGTGAGGCTCGCATGAACTTGAGGCGCGCCGCGCCTTTCGAGCGACGACGGCCAAATCACATCACTTTCGTTCCTCCTAACCATAGGGTCTGGGGATACACGGACGGCATAAAGACGGTTCGTGAGCTTCGGCTCAGCTTTGACCTCGAATCCTTAGGAAACTTGCTGGGACAGGATTTTCCGATCAGCGGATTCGATGATCCTGAAGTCATGTTCCACGAGACGAGAGCCGTTGAATGCGCGCGTTTGCTAGCCGCCGAGTTGGAATCGGTCGACCACTCGGAAAGCCTCTACGAACAGGGTCTGATGCTAGCCCTGTTGAGCGCATGCTTTGAACGGAGAGGCAAGAAAGCCGCAACTGGATTGAATGCTTCACAGTTCCGAATCGTTGCAGACTATATGCAGGAGCACTCTGCTCGTAACATTTCGCTCGTTGAGGTGGCTCGTCTAGTCGAGCTTTCCCCGTCACACTTTGGGCGGATGTTTAAGCGATCAGCTGGCTTGGCGCCACACCGCTATTTGATGAACACGCGCATCAGTAAAGCCCAGGAGTTGATGCTCGAACCGAACGCAGATCTTGCGATTGTTGCGGCAGACACGGGTTTCGTCGACCAAAGTCATTTCACCCGAGTCTTCAAGAGGCTGACGGGCGTGACCCCGCAAAGATGGCTCGCGCATCGCGGCTGA
- a CDS encoding LysR substrate-binding domain-containing protein, producing the protein MELRHLRYFRAVVECNGYRKAAQQLHIAQPSISEAVSDLEEELGLKLFSRANRMARLTPEGEIFYTDTVRILQQAEDAVVTAKRAAQGKVGRLSIGFIGSATLSFLPDLIRRYKLEYPDVRLELKDLYPVELDDALDHGAIDIAITRSLSLERSKKFQSRVLLRDPLVAVLPLSRSLKKKTIRLADLANERFLLFNRRGAPGVFDMIVGACRSEGFSPHVENEPNSMQTILSLVEAEEGVAIVPASTSNLRSNGVQFVRLAPNNLYLDLIAAWPTDEPSIVLRSFLEFLNRNSDLIRKKAELGRRATDAKQSVAQI; encoded by the coding sequence ATGGAACTGAGACATCTGCGTTATTTCAGAGCCGTTGTGGAATGTAATGGCTACCGAAAGGCAGCGCAGCAGCTGCATATCGCTCAGCCTTCGATCAGTGAGGCGGTCTCAGATCTTGAAGAAGAGCTCGGCTTGAAACTCTTCTCTCGAGCGAATCGAATGGCACGACTCACACCGGAAGGCGAAATCTTCTATACGGATACAGTCCGCATCCTCCAGCAGGCAGAGGACGCAGTTGTAACCGCGAAGCGAGCGGCCCAAGGCAAGGTTGGCCGACTCTCAATCGGCTTTATAGGTTCCGCAACGCTTTCTTTTCTGCCTGACCTGATACGTAGGTATAAGTTGGAATATCCCGATGTGAGGCTGGAGTTGAAGGATCTCTATCCTGTGGAGCTTGATGACGCACTCGATCATGGCGCGATTGACATCGCGATTACGCGTTCGCTCTCTCTAGAACGCAGTAAAAAATTCCAATCACGCGTACTGCTTCGCGATCCACTCGTTGCGGTGCTTCCCCTATCGCGATCGCTGAAAAAGAAGACCATCCGACTTGCAGACCTCGCTAATGAACGGTTCCTACTTTTCAATAGGCGCGGAGCACCTGGTGTGTTTGACATGATCGTCGGTGCCTGCAGGTCGGAAGGATTCTCTCCTCACGTGGAGAATGAGCCAAATTCGATGCAGACGATCCTTTCCCTGGTGGAGGCAGAGGAAGGAGTCGCCATTGTTCCCGCTTCAACAAGCAACCTCAGATCCAACGGTGTTCAGTTCGTTCGCCTTGCACCAAACAACCTCTATCTTGATCTGATCGCTGCATGGCCAACCGACGAACCCTCAATCGTTCTTCGATCATTTCTCGAGTTCCTCAATCGCAACAGCGACCTGATTCGGAAGAAAGCTGAACTGGGACGAAGAGCCACGGACGCAAAACAATCGGTTGCTCAAATTTGA
- a CDS encoding ParB/RepB/Spo0J family partition protein, translating to MQNSSAFQYLALDLIDESTTNPRQTFDESKLAELAASIREHGVIQPIVVRPKGNRFELVAGAHRFRGSLLAEQFTIPVHIKELTDTQTIEWQVVENAQRVDVHPYEEARGFDRLLDVPGYDVSAVAAKTGKSESHVYARLSLLKLIPEVAQAFVEERITASHANAIARLPEEHQADAFHNCWRKDWQDNEAHLLPVRHLDAWIADNLFLDLADAPFDREDIALNVEAGACLTCPKRSGYNTSLFADVSGDQCLDSACYQSKVTAHIAAVLVDRPGLVQIETSLRPPQQQKPGALNKNAYRMLDLPDNPDADLPCNTTRTALIVYGRGIGNTVMVCTDNQCPVHDPTTAARIAKEHAEHPAPVAAPAVDDETDEERQAREEENERRWLAYDAEAERRRVEREDAFEREQKEYEAEAKRREEAYHARVATLERIVEHAPLVFTPDQLRLVIQILLNDAPYGLFEEAAGHYMPDGENHGRTDDEVLTEALIVCVDEKLPAFLLRLLLTEHRAFPLGEQTDWLEKAGALFAPMSEKPRRSSKKREKGSKKLTASPLRKPAFDQAA from the coding sequence ATGCAGAACAGCAGCGCCTTTCAGTACCTCGCTCTCGATCTCATCGACGAATCCACCACCAACCCGCGCCAGACCTTCGACGAAAGCAAGCTCGCGGAACTTGCCGCTTCCATCCGTGAGCATGGTGTCATTCAACCCATCGTGGTTCGTCCCAAGGGTAATCGCTTCGAACTCGTCGCCGGTGCGCATCGCTTTCGTGGGTCGTTGCTTGCAGAACAGTTCACCATTCCGGTTCACATCAAGGAACTCACCGACACCCAAACCATCGAATGGCAGGTCGTCGAAAACGCGCAACGCGTCGACGTGCATCCCTATGAGGAAGCGCGCGGCTTCGACCGGTTGTTGGACGTTCCCGGCTATGACGTCTCCGCAGTTGCTGCTAAAACGGGCAAGAGTGAGAGCCACGTCTATGCTCGTCTCTCCCTCCTCAAACTCATCCCCGAAGTCGCACAGGCCTTTGTGGAGGAACGCATCACCGCCAGTCACGCCAACGCGATTGCGCGTCTGCCCGAGGAACATCAGGCCGATGCCTTTCACAACTGCTGGCGCAAGGACTGGCAGGACAACGAAGCTCATCTCTTACCCGTGCGGCATCTCGATGCATGGATCGCCGACAATCTCTTTCTCGATCTTGCCGACGCCCCGTTTGATCGTGAAGACATCGCCCTCAATGTGGAAGCGGGTGCCTGTCTCACTTGCCCAAAGCGCAGCGGCTACAACACCAGCCTCTTCGCGGACGTATCCGGCGACCAATGCCTTGATAGTGCCTGCTATCAGTCCAAGGTCACAGCCCACATCGCTGCGGTGTTGGTGGATCGTCCCGGTCTCGTGCAGATCGAAACCTCGTTGCGTCCTCCACAGCAACAGAAGCCGGGTGCATTGAACAAGAACGCCTATCGCATGCTCGATCTTCCCGATAACCCCGATGCCGACCTCCCCTGCAACACGACGCGTACTGCGCTCATCGTCTACGGGCGTGGCATCGGAAACACGGTCATGGTCTGCACGGACAACCAATGCCCTGTGCATGACCCCACCACCGCTGCGCGTATCGCCAAAGAACATGCGGAACATCCTGCGCCAGTCGCCGCTCCTGCGGTGGATGATGAGACGGACGAAGAGCGGCAGGCCAGGGAAGAGGAGAACGAACGACGATGGCTTGCGTACGACGCAGAAGCGGAACGGAGGCGTGTTGAACGGGAAGATGCCTTTGAACGGGAACAGAAAGAGTACGAGGCAGAAGCCAAGCGTCGCGAGGAAGCGTATCACGCGCGGGTCGCTACGTTGGAACGAATCGTGGAACACGCGCCGCTGGTCTTCACTCCGGATCAGTTGCGACTTGTCATTCAGATCCTTCTCAATGATGCGCCGTACGGCTTGTTTGAAGAGGCTGCGGGACACTACATGCCGGACGGTGAGAATCACGGCAGAACCGACGACGAAGTTCTCACCGAAGCGTTGATCGTGTGTGTCGATGAAAAGCTACCCGCGTTCCTGTTGCGGTTGCTTCTGACCGAACATCGAGCCTTTCCGTTAGGCGAACAGACGGATTGGTTAGAGAAAGCTGGCGCTCTCTTCGCTCCCATGTCAGAGAAGCCCAGGCGTTCTTCGAAGAAGAGAGAGAAGGGAAGCAAGAAATTAACAGCATCCCCTCTCCGGAAGCCCGCATTCGATCAGGCAGCATAA
- a CDS encoding nitronate monooxygenase family protein produces the protein MVTKWNQTRVSEILGIKYPIIQGPFGGLSTQRLTAAVSNFGGLGSFGTHGFEPSAIGDVVAEIRSLTTRPFAINLWVSTEDEGARTSDAAAFHRALAHLAPHIEAVGGTLPTFTPFKPVRFEDQARVLLDANVPAISFITGVPPKEIMDEAKRRGIVLLGTATTPQEAVALEEAGVDIVVASGFEAGGHRGSFLRSAEDSLTGTFSLLPQTVDAVSVPVVAAGGIADARGISAAFALGAEGVQMGTVFLATEESGAPPVHRELILHGEAGHTALTRGFTGRLARGVSNELLRTVNRSGAEILPYPLQRSLVRSLALPAQKAGRADLLPLWAGQSAALAHHSNVSELLQSLVQETSQRLA, from the coding sequence GTGGTCACAAAATGGAACCAAACTCGCGTCTCTGAGATCCTGGGGATTAAGTACCCAATCATTCAAGGCCCCTTCGGTGGCCTCTCAACACAACGACTCACCGCTGCGGTCTCGAACTTCGGGGGGCTCGGATCCTTCGGAACGCATGGCTTTGAACCGAGTGCAATCGGAGATGTCGTTGCAGAGATTCGCTCTCTGACGACGCGACCGTTCGCGATTAACCTGTGGGTTTCCACCGAAGATGAAGGAGCGCGTACTTCGGATGCGGCTGCGTTCCATCGCGCTCTCGCGCACCTCGCACCCCATATTGAAGCCGTTGGGGGGACTCTGCCAACCTTTACACCGTTCAAGCCGGTTCGGTTCGAAGATCAGGCACGTGTACTTCTCGACGCCAATGTGCCCGCAATCTCATTCATCACTGGCGTCCCGCCAAAAGAGATCATGGACGAAGCGAAAAGGCGAGGGATTGTTTTGCTCGGCACTGCCACGACACCCCAGGAGGCGGTTGCTCTTGAAGAAGCGGGCGTAGACATTGTCGTGGCTTCCGGTTTTGAGGCAGGAGGGCATCGCGGTTCGTTTCTGAGATCAGCCGAAGATTCGTTGACCGGCACGTTCTCGCTTCTGCCGCAGACTGTCGATGCGGTTAGTGTTCCTGTTGTAGCCGCTGGAGGTATCGCGGATGCAAGGGGAATTTCGGCAGCGTTCGCTTTGGGCGCGGAGGGCGTGCAGATGGGGACGGTGTTTCTGGCGACCGAGGAATCGGGAGCTCCACCTGTCCACCGCGAATTGATTCTTCACGGCGAGGCTGGGCATACCGCTTTGACGCGAGGATTCACCGGTCGACTCGCGCGAGGAGTCAGCAATGAACTCCTTCGCACTGTGAATCGCTCGGGTGCAGAGATACTGCCATATCCCTTACAACGCTCGCTTGTGCGCAGCTTGGCTCTCCCAGCACAGAAAGCCGGTAGAGCAGATCTCCTCCCCCTTTGGGCAGGGCAGAGCGCCGCGCTCGCCCATCACTCCAACGTTTCTGAGTTGCTGCAATCGCTCGTGCAAGAGACGTCACAGCGACTCGCGTGA
- a CDS encoding TetR/AcrR family transcriptional regulator, translating to MVTIVEKRSPGRPKGFIPDEALDRAVEMFWEHGFEGVDVDRIARAVNVTKPALYRAFGDKSTLLLRAVERYALIYGAPKMAAFQAEPDIHKAVTTFCEATVNTATGDARSGCMLAAAALGHSERVTEIRSWLAHGFTTNADIFAKRFEQEVKMGRLTRTPSAKVRGRLLVDLLQGVQLRAKVGITRQELLRDVRSYVPLILGEQP from the coding sequence ATGGTAACTATTGTTGAGAAGCGTTCTCCGGGACGTCCCAAAGGCTTCATTCCCGACGAGGCACTCGACCGTGCTGTGGAGATGTTTTGGGAGCATGGATTTGAGGGAGTCGACGTGGATCGGATCGCACGTGCCGTGAATGTCACCAAGCCGGCACTGTACCGAGCCTTCGGAGACAAATCCACCCTACTGCTCAGGGCCGTCGAGCGCTACGCGCTGATCTATGGAGCCCCTAAAATGGCGGCGTTTCAAGCGGAGCCGGACATCCATAAGGCCGTGACCACGTTTTGCGAGGCTACCGTCAACACTGCGACGGGCGACGCTCGCAGTGGCTGCATGTTGGCTGCCGCTGCACTGGGACATTCGGAACGGGTAACAGAGATCCGTTCCTGGCTCGCGCATGGCTTCACAACAAACGCTGACATCTTCGCGAAACGTTTCGAGCAGGAGGTCAAAATGGGTCGTCTGACACGGACACCCTCAGCAAAGGTGCGAGGCCGTTTGCTCGTCGACTTGCTGCAGGGTGTGCAGCTTCGCGCCAAGGTTGGCATCACTCGCCAAGAGCTGCTGAGAGACGTCCGAAGCTATGTGCCTCTGATCCTTGGGGAGCAACCCTAA
- a CDS encoding ArdC family protein, which yields MSRNTDNLATIDSKKPLTKQELITANIKLLIEQLEAGHSDVLTHYLTAMGRFHTYSFGNVLEIARQMPTATRVAGFWTWKNLGRSVKSGAKGIRILGPIVGVRRKKDSEAEKDITKQNERVPLGFRNLYVFDVSQTEGVDLPSLNEVSGDPGENIDRLIAFLKGKGIAVSYSEQIAPALGTSYGGRIALLPGQSKAEEFSTLVHETAHELLHQADRRTATTRAIRELEAEAVAFVVGKAVGLVNGNASADYIQLYQGNASLLAESLEVIQQTSSLILAALEPTVDVADKQAVTDVTSEEVAA from the coding sequence ATGAGCCGCAACACCGACAATCTCGCCACCATCGACAGTAAGAAGCCCCTCACCAAACAGGAACTCATCACCGCCAACATCAAGCTCTTGATTGAGCAGTTGGAAGCAGGACATTCTGACGTCTTAACCCACTACCTCACCGCGATGGGGCGGTTTCATACCTACTCCTTCGGCAACGTCCTGGAGATTGCACGACAGATGCCGACCGCGACGCGCGTCGCTGGCTTCTGGACGTGGAAGAACCTTGGACGCTCCGTGAAGTCTGGAGCGAAGGGGATTCGCATCCTTGGTCCCATCGTGGGCGTGCGCCGCAAGAAGGACAGCGAAGCCGAGAAGGACATCACCAAACAGAATGAACGGGTTCCGCTTGGCTTCCGCAATCTCTATGTCTTCGATGTTTCGCAGACGGAAGGTGTCGACTTACCGAGTTTGAACGAAGTAAGTGGTGATCCCGGAGAGAACATCGACCGTCTGATTGCCTTCCTCAAAGGCAAGGGAATTGCCGTTTCTTACTCGGAACAAATTGCACCTGCGCTGGGAACAAGCTATGGCGGTCGTATCGCCCTGCTTCCCGGACAATCCAAGGCGGAAGAGTTCTCGACGCTGGTGCATGAAACAGCGCATGAACTTCTGCATCAGGCCGACCGGCGTACCGCGACCACGCGGGCCATCCGCGAACTAGAAGCCGAGGCCGTGGCTTTTGTGGTGGGCAAGGCCGTGGGTCTGGTCAACGGCAACGCCTCTGCCGATTACATCCAGCTCTATCAGGGCAATGCGTCCCTTCTTGCGGAATCGCTTGAAGTCATTCAACAGACATCGAGCCTCATCCTCGCGGCACTGGAGCCTACGGTTGACGTCGCAGACAAGCAAGCCGTTACCGACGTAACGAGCGAGGAGGTGGCTGCATGA
- a CDS encoding SDR family NAD(P)-dependent oxidoreductase, which produces MEHSIALVTGATSGLGYAAARLLAAKGYREIIVTGRSLAQIQQSAAQLAAETKRKIFTSLELNLNDPANVQSAVAALVKQGQPVDFLLLNAGLVPYKQRVLTAAGVEASQAPLIGHHQLTVGLLHADLLSPNARIVIAGAEPARGGVPMFKYTDLPEFATRYFEGDRTAAVEALIHNGPNVKYVPNNTYADAKLIIAWWTAALARRLPSGMAVYAVSPGGATATKVVRSASPLLKYVFIPIVNLIPGMNQTPEVAAGRYIQASQFGTDESGQFFASAPGKFSGPIEVQQQPHLHDVASQEAAWQAVVNVSGANLS; this is translated from the coding sequence ATGGAACATTCGATCGCCCTCGTCACTGGGGCTACTTCCGGGCTCGGTTACGCGGCGGCCCGCTTGCTCGCCGCCAAGGGCTATCGCGAGATCATCGTCACCGGGCGCAGCCTGGCGCAGATCCAGCAATCGGCAGCTCAGCTCGCGGCGGAAACTAAGAGGAAGATCTTCACGTCGCTGGAGCTTAATCTAAACGACCCTGCCAACGTTCAGTCTGCTGTCGCCGCGCTGGTCAAGCAAGGTCAACCGGTCGATTTCCTGCTGCTCAATGCCGGGTTGGTCCCCTACAAACAGCGCGTGCTCACTGCCGCTGGCGTCGAAGCCTCTCAGGCTCCGCTCATCGGGCATCATCAGTTGACCGTTGGATTGCTCCATGCAGACCTGCTAAGTCCCAACGCTCGAATTGTGATCGCCGGCGCGGAACCTGCCCGTGGAGGCGTACCCATGTTCAAGTACACCGATCTTCCAGAGTTCGCCACCAGATACTTCGAAGGCGACCGAACCGCCGCTGTGGAAGCCCTCATCCACAACGGGCCAAACGTGAAGTACGTGCCGAACAACACCTACGCCGACGCGAAACTTATCATCGCCTGGTGGACGGCAGCGCTGGCGCGCCGGCTGCCGTCTGGCATGGCCGTGTACGCCGTCTCGCCGGGTGGAGCAACCGCCACAAAGGTGGTGCGAAGCGCTAGCCCTCTGCTGAAGTATGTGTTCATCCCGATCGTGAACCTGATACCCGGCATGAACCAGACGCCGGAGGTGGCGGCCGGACGCTACATTCAGGCGTCGCAATTCGGAACCGACGAATCAGGCCAATTCTTCGCATCGGCTCCGGGGAAGTTCTCGGGCCCTATCGAGGTGCAGCAACAGCCACACCTTCACGACGTTGCCAGCCAGGAAGCCGCGTGGCAGGCCGTTGTCAACGTCTCCGGCGCGAACCTGTCTTAA